The following proteins are encoded in a genomic region of Arachis stenosperma cultivar V10309 chromosome 4, arast.V10309.gnm1.PFL2, whole genome shotgun sequence:
- the LOC130976103 gene encoding nudix hydrolase 25-like → MEDLPQGYRPNVGVCLINSHNQIFVASRLNVPGAWQMPQGGIEDGEEPKSAAIRELQEETGIASAEIIAEVPKWLTYDFPPPVKTKVNRLWGGEWHGQAQKWFLMQLRDDDIEVNLATGEADPEFAEWKWASPEEVVEEAVDYKRPTYEEVMRTFKPYFQGSAISAKCKSAKW, encoded by the exons ATGGAGGATCTTCCACAAGGTTATCGTCCCAACGTTGGAGTCTGTCTCATCAACTCCCATAATCAG ATATTCGTAGCTTCAAGATTGAATGTTCCAGGAGCATGGCAAATGCCTCAG GGGGGAATTGAAGACGGTGAAGAGCCCAAATCGGCTGCTATTAGGGAGCTTCAAGAAGAAACTGGAATAGCTTCTGCTGAGATAATTGCTGAG GTTCCGAAATGGTTGACTTATGATTTCCCTCCTCCTGTGAAGACTAAAGTCAACCGTCTCTGGGGTGGTGAATGGCATGGACAGGCACAAAAATG GTTTCTCATGCAACTAAGAGATGATGATATTGAAGTCAACTTAGCTACCGGGGAAGCAGACCCGGAATTTGCAGAGTGGAAATGGGCAAGCCCTGAAGAAGTGGTCGAGGAG GCAGTAGACTACAAGAGACCAACCTATGAAGAAGTTATGAGAACCTTTAAGCCTTACTTCCAAGGGAGTGCAATATCTGCCAAGTGCAAATCGGCGAAATGGTGA